The window ATCAGCCCTGAAAAGGTCTCACACAGAGGGCACAGAGAACACAGAGGAACAGCGGAGAGATTGAAGTTCTCTCCGTGTCCTCCGTGTCCTCTGTGTGATGCCAATCTGTTTCTCGCGAACCAGAACAATGCTCGGAAACGTGTATCACACGGAGGAAACGGAGTTAACGGAGAACTGCGGGTTCCTCTGTTGACTCCGTTGACTCCGTGTGAGGCTTTTCGCCGTTCGCCGGAGGATCAGAGCCGGACGCTCAGGCCCACGCCGAGGGTGACGTACTGGACGTCTTCGATCTTGCGGAAGCGCGCCATGGGGGTGAGCGAGAGCGCGTTGCCGACGGGGTAGTCGGCGCCGAGGCCCACCTCGAAGCCCACCTCGTCTTCGTGGAAGAGCGCGCCGAACTGCGCGTACGGCGTCCACACGGCGCCGCCGGTGCCCAGCAGCACGCGGCCGCCCGCCTCGAACCCGTCGAAGTCGGCCTCCACGTCGGTGTCGGTGATGTCGAAGCTGAAGCTGGAGTAGCCGCCGTAGAGGGCGAAGGTGGGGGTGAGGTCGAACGCCGCCTCCAGCCCCCAGCCGAACCCGGTCTCCAGCACGTCGTCGGTGTCGCCCACGGGGATGCCGGCGTCGATGCGGACGCCGAAGCTGAGCGGCAGCGTCCCCTGCGCGGCGGCGCGCTCCGCCCCGCAGGCGAGCACGAGCGCGGCGAGCAGACCCGCAAAGGCTTTCTTCATGGCTGTGGTTCCTCTCTCGGAGTTGCGCCGGGCCGCGTCCGCGGCCGTCCGGATGCCCGCACCGGGTGCGGAAGCGCGGGGGACGACAGCAACCGGCGGTCCCGTCCGGGGATACGGCCTATCTCCATCCGGAGGAACGGCTTGCGGCGTCCGCGCCTGACCCGCCGCCCGCGCTTCCTGTCTCCGCCCGGGGACGCGCCGTGTCCCAGCGCAGCGGCAGCGTCAGCCGAGCGCGGCGGGCGGGCGGTAGATCCACCCTTCGAGCGCGAGCGTCTCCCCGGGGACGCGCCCCAGCCGGCGGGGCTGGTCCAGGTCGTCGCGGCAGAGGAAGGCCACCAGGGCGGCGATGCAGGCGTCGCGCGCGTCCTCCAGCGTGCAGGCGATCGCCTCCAGCGACGGGTTGTCGAAGGTGAGGAAGGGGCGCAGCGCCGCCGGGCGAGCGCGGATCTCGCCCGCGCGGGTGGGGACGCGGCTGCCGCGGATCCCCAGCTCCTTCGCGGCGCCGGAGGGGTAGACCTCGATCACCACCGTCTTCGCGTCCGGGCTCGGCGCTTCGGGGAGGATCGAGACGTCGGCCGCGTCGCGCAGCTCGTGCAGCCAGCGGATGCCTTCCACCGTCTGCCGGTAGAGGCGCATGTCGAAGGGCGCCAGCGCGCCGCCGGTGTCGCAGCGCCGCAGCGTCTTCTGCAGGTCCATCAGCCCCCCGCGCACCTCGTCGGGCGGGCGGTCGGCGATCCATGCCGCCGTCCCCGCCCAGCTCGGCCGGCGCTCGCCCGCGATCCGCCGCGCGGCCTCTTCCGGGACGCCGAAGGGGAAGTCGGCGCCCCAGAGGACCGCGTCGCCGTCGCCCGCGCCGGCGGGCCCGCGCCAGTGCCCGGCCACGTAGGCGCGCAGGTCCTCGCGGAAGGGGAGCGGGCAGAGGGAGACGACGTGCAGCTTCCCCTCGCGCTCGGCGCCGACGGCGGCCCAGAGGTTGGAGAGCGGCTCCTTCGCGCCGGAGAAGTCGATCCCGCCGAAGTACCGGAAGCCTGGCATCGCGGAGCGGTCGAGGAGATGGGGTCGGGTCCCAACGCGAAGCGGCCGGAGGGTCGCCGGCCGCTGCTGTCGGGCATCAATCTGTCGAACGGATCATCCGCGGGCGAGGGCGCCACGCGCGGGGGCGGCCAGGAGCCGGTCGGCCAGCGCCAGCTCGATGCCGGAGGCCAGGTCGGCGGCGGCGGAGCGGTCCGCGCGGGCGACGCGCACCACGAGCTCGCTCCCCCGTCCGCCGGGAAGGCCTTCGAAGGCGCGCAGGTCGGCCGCCGCGAGCGCCAGGTCGGCGAGGAGCCACCAGCGGCGCTTCAGCCGCGCCGAGCGCAGCGCCGCGAGCGGGACGCGCTTCTCCATCACCTCCGACTCGCTCTTCTCCCGCGAGTAGCCTCCGCCTCCACCCCAGCGCTGCACGCTGGCTTCCTCGCGCCACTGGAAGACGAGATCGTCGTCGTCCAGGCGCAGCAGCCCGCGCACGACGGTGTCGACCTGCTCCCACTTCAGCGCGGCGGACGTCAGCTCCTGCCGCCTGAGGGTGAACGGGACCGCGCTCATCGTCTCCCTCCCGTGGTGCCGGTCCGGGCCGCCGCGCCGCGCCCGGCCACGCGGCCCAGGAACGCCTCCGCCCGCCGGTAGCTCCCGGGGAGCGAGCCGGGGTGGTGGCCGCCGCCGGCGTAGCGGTGGTACTCCCACCGCGGGGCCGTCGTCCCGGCTCGCGCCATCGCCGCGTGCAGCCGGTCGCCGTGGGCGACCGGGACCTTGCCGTCGGCGGTGCCGTGGTGCGCCTGCACCGGGGGGAGGCGGTGCGCGAAGTATGCCGGGGAGCGGCGCAGCAGCTCCAGCCGCGCCCGGGCCACCGTGGTGCGCCCGTCGCGGAGCGCGAAGAGCACGCTGTCGGCCAGGTACCCGGCGCCGGGGAGCCGCGGCAGGCTGCTGCGCAGGGCGCGGCCGGCCAGCGTGCGCACGTGCGGGAGGAAGAAGTCGGTGGGGCCGTAGAAGTCGACCACCGCCTTCACCCGCGGGTCGCGCGCCGCCATGAGCAGCGCCACCCCCGCCCCGCGGCTGCGCCCGAACACCGCCACCCGCCCGCCGTCCGCCTCGGGGACGTGGGCCAGGACGGCGGAGAGGAGCGCCATCGCGTCGTCCACGTCGCGGTCCCAGGGGCTGGGGCGGCCGCCGGAGCGCCAGGCGCGCAGCGGGGTCAGGCGCAGCGGCTCGGCGCGGAACGAGGGGAGCACCTGCACCCACCCCTCGGCCAGCGGCCCCCTGTGGAAGAAGTTGTACGCCGTGGCGCCCCCCTCGCCGCCGTGGGCGATCACCAGCACCGGGAGCGGGCCCGCCGCCCCGTCCGGCACCCGCACGGCGCCGTAGTGGCGGACTCCGCCGACGGTGTGCGAGACCACCAGCGTGCGGCCGGAGCGCCCGTCGCGCCGCTCGTGCTCCACCCGGTAGCCGTGCGCCCCGGTGTCGCGCCCCGCCCACTCGGCCTCCACGGCGGCGACCTCCTCGGCGGTGGGCGGGGCGAAGAGCGCGTCCAGCAGCCGGTCCGCCGACGCGGGCGGGAGCGCGTGGGCGCACCCGGCCAGCAGCGCGAGCGGGGCGGCGGGGAGGAGCGTCCGGCCGATCCCCGCGCCGGCCCTCACCGGGGCGAGGTGCCGCGGTACCACTCCACCACGCCGGGGCGCCGGTCGCGGTTCCAGTGGCCGTCGCGCGCCATCAGCGCCTCGATCTCGGCGATCTCGCGCGGGGCGCCCTCGCTCACGCGCTCCACCCCGTTCCCGGTGATGAAGTAGTCGTCCTCGATGCGCACGCCGATGTTGGCGTACCGGCGCACGGCGGGGCCGAGCTTCGCCTTGAGCGCCCGGTTCGCCGGCGTGTCGGAGAGGTAGTCGAGCACGTCCGAGCGCACGTAGATGCCGGGCTCGATGGTGAAGGCGCTCCCCACCACGAAGCGGCCGCCGTACGCCGGGTACGCCGGCTCGGGGTCGTGCACGTCGAGCCCGATGCCGTGCCCCAGGCCGTGCATGTAGTAGAGGTAGAACTGCGGGCACTGCCCCCGGTCGCACTCGTAGGTGGCGGTGGGCGACTCGATGAGCCCCAGCCGGGCGAGCCCCTCGGCGATCACCCGCAGGGCGGTGCCGGAGAGCGTCCCCAGGTTGGCGCCGGGGCGGGCCTGCGCCTCGGCGGCCTTCTGCGCGGCCAGCACGATCTCGTAGACCTGGCGCTGCTCGGGGGTGAAGCGGCCGCTCACGGGGACGGTGCGCGTCACGTCGGCCGTGTAGCCGCGGTAGCTGGCGCCGATGTCCATCACCAGCGTCTCGCCGGCCTGCATGAAGCGGTCGGCGCTGCGGTAGTGCAGCGTGGTGGAGTTCGGCCCCGAGCCCACGATGCTGCCGAAGCCGGGGCGCTCGGCGCCGTGGCGGCGGAAGGTGCCCTCGATGAGCGCGTGGATCTCGAACTCGTTCATCCCGGGCTCCACCGCCAGCATCGCCTGCCGCTGGGCCAGCACGGTGACGTAGATGGCGCGCCGGAGCAGGGCCAGCTCGGCGGGCGACTTGACGGCGCGCAGGGCGAACGCCTGGTCGTCGAGCCAGCGCGCCTGCAGCCCGGCGTGCTTCCTGGCCAGCGCGGCGGCGAACTCCTGGTCGGGGCGCAGGTACTCGCTGCTGCCGCCGTCGCTGGTGAGCGGCGAGATCATGAAGAGCTGCTTCTGCCGGGCCAGGAGCGAGTCGAGCGTGGGCTCCAGCGCGCGCGTGGTGCGCGCCGGGATGCCGGTGAGCGCCTGGGCCCGCTCGGCGCCCAGGCGCGAGCCCTCCCACAC is drawn from Longimicrobium sp. and contains these coding sequences:
- a CDS encoding outer membrane beta-barrel protein, with protein sequence MKKAFAGLLAALVLACGAERAAAQGTLPLSFGVRIDAGIPVGDTDDVLETGFGWGLEAAFDLTPTFALYGGYSSFSFDITDTDVEADFDGFEAGGRVLLGTGGAVWTPYAQFGALFHEDEVGFEVGLGADYPVGNALSLTPMARFRKIEDVQYVTLGVGLSVRL
- a CDS encoding Xaa-Pro aminopeptidase → MRTRTTPLAAVLTLVLAAGAASAQGPVPPPEGAADAWTVPATPAPAPISAEEHARRRAALARRMGDGVLVILGAEEPEADYMTFAQSSPFRYFTGVTEPGAALVMAKQGESVREILFVLPRDPSREVWEGSRLGAERAQALTGIPARTTRALEPTLDSLLARQKQLFMISPLTSDGGSSEYLRPDQEFAAALARKHAGLQARWLDDQAFALRAVKSPAELALLRRAIYVTVLAQRQAMLAVEPGMNEFEIHALIEGTFRRHGAERPGFGSIVGSGPNSTTLHYRSADRFMQAGETLVMDIGASYRGYTADVTRTVPVSGRFTPEQRQVYEIVLAAQKAAEAQARPGANLGTLSGTALRVIAEGLARLGLIESPTATYECDRGQCPQFYLYYMHGLGHGIGLDVHDPEPAYPAYGGRFVVGSAFTIEPGIYVRSDVLDYLSDTPANRALKAKLGPAVRRYANIGVRIEDDYFITGNGVERVSEGAPREIAEIEALMARDGHWNRDRRPGVVEWYRGTSPR
- a CDS encoding dienelactone hydrolase family protein, whose product is MVPRHLAPVRAGAGIGRTLLPAAPLALLAGCAHALPPASADRLLDALFAPPTAEEVAAVEAEWAGRDTGAHGYRVEHERRDGRSGRTLVVSHTVGGVRHYGAVRVPDGAAGPLPVLVIAHGGEGGATAYNFFHRGPLAEGWVQVLPSFRAEPLRLTPLRAWRSGGRPSPWDRDVDDAMALLSAVLAHVPEADGGRVAVFGRSRGAGVALLMAARDPRVKAVVDFYGPTDFFLPHVRTLAGRALRSSLPRLPGAGYLADSVLFALRDGRTTVARARLELLRRSPAYFAHRLPPVQAHHGTADGKVPVAHGDRLHAAMARAGTTAPRWEYHRYAGGGHHPGSLPGSYRRAEAFLGRVAGRGAAARTGTTGGRR
- a CDS encoding DUF429 domain-containing protein, giving the protein MPGFRYFGGIDFSGAKEPLSNLWAAVGAEREGKLHVVSLCPLPFREDLRAYVAGHWRGPAGAGDGDAVLWGADFPFGVPEEAARRIAGERRPSWAGTAAWIADRPPDEVRGGLMDLQKTLRRCDTGGALAPFDMRLYRQTVEGIRWLHELRDAADVSILPEAPSPDAKTVVIEVYPSGAAKELGIRGSRVPTRAGEIRARPAALRPFLTFDNPSLEAIACTLEDARDACIAALVAFLCRDDLDQPRRLGRVPGETLALEGWIYRPPAALG